Within Populus trichocarpa isolate Nisqually-1 chromosome 6, P.trichocarpa_v4.1, whole genome shotgun sequence, the genomic segment TTGTAGAATctcttgaaaaaatttaaacactaaataaaaaattataggaatTTTTGTCCAGCTAATCACTCTGCATGATCCATAACTATTCTTGAACCTAGCTCTATCCTATCAGTTCATAAATATCCCTACAAAACCATTCACTCACATAACCCACAACTGACGTATTAAAACCACCTACATCACTAATTTACATTCAATCAACTCAAGTAAACAAGAAACTGTAATCTGCTGGCTTAAATCATAAAAAGGCAGCGGTGTCTGGAACACAGTCAGACAATGCAAGGTCTGGTAGCTTTGCAATCATACCCTGTACGTTCtattaattgaaatttgaaatgcGTTAAATTGCTGATAGTCATATAAAGCAagcttttctttcaattacgAATCAGTATAACCATGAGATCTCAAATAGGAATCTGAGCTCCAACAATCATGTAGCACTGCTGCTCTTCCAAATCAAGCATCACCGATACATGATTGCAGCATTGAATAGTTAATCACAGTATCAACTGTAAAAAAGTCTACGCAGTCACAAAAGCTGGTCACGAATAACAACCATATTTAGAGGCTGTCCCGGTCCAGAGAAACCTCTCAATTTTAGTGGATAACACATACAAGAAATTAGTTATATCTAAAACGTACAGTATGTCTCATACATTTATATACATCATATACACTATACACACAAGTTTTTATGTAATTGTATATATAACAGTGGGATGTACACAAAAGGAAACTGTCAGCAACGGAAGTTGAGAAAACGAACATATAAAGCAGTGGAGTCTAGAACTCGTTAGATGATTCAAATCCAGACACCCCTCCGAAAAATTCTTTGTTGGCGTTCCGGCCTGCAAAAATTCAGCAGAGAAGAATCAATGGAATCTCAAGGGctcaaagtaatttaaaaaattaagaaatattgaGGAATTTCATTCTAATTCAAGAAGGAAACAGAAGAGCAGAGTAACATCTGTTGGCCGTGTTGGAACTTCCACCACTCCCTCCTGTACGACAAAAAATATAGTCCTCAGTCACAAACAAACAAGAAggaaatctaaataaaatagaaatcccAAACCAGGATTCATAGGTATACCATTATGGAAACAGGAATGGGGTTGCAGAGACCAACACAAAACCATACAAACTcccaaaaatcatttaataacAGCTATGTCTTATATCATGGATTTGACCTGAGATAACCCATTTGATCCACAAGGTCCTGAAAATCATCACTCCAGTCCACAGGTTTCGCAACCAAATCCTCAACTTCCACATCAACTTCTGGTTCATCACTCACAACAACTTCATTAGGTTCCCCGGAAACTAAATCATCAGTAAGTAACTCCTCCCAAATTGTCTCATTAACAGCATCCAAAGTGCTACCACCACTTGCTGTGTCCATAGAACTTGCTATTGGGTCCTTGATATCACTGCTTGATTCATTGTCCAAGACAGCAGAGAAAAGCGTCTCCATCTCGTTCTCAATAGTTGGTAAATCCTGATTCATGTAATCAACAAATTGGCTGCTACCTAATGCCACAGATGCAACTTCTTGCAAATTTTCAACACTTGGGCTTGCAGTGAGTCTCCTCTTACGCCCAATTTCAACACCTCTTATTTCTCTCCTCTGTGCAGCCCTTTGTGCAAATTGCTCGATAAAGGATGGGTTGTTGAGAGCTTTAGCAAGGAATGTCATCACCCGCTGCTGTTTTCTCTCTGTGCTTCGTAACCTATCCTCCATCGCAGCAATGTGTTCCCTCGACTGCTGTTGTTGCTGCCTAAGCCTTACAATCTCTGCCATTAACACGTTTCGGTCTCTTTTTAACCTTTCAAGCTCtccttcaaattcaaattgtCCTAACTCAATGCAAGCTCCTCCACCTTGTTGTTGTGTGGTCTGTGAGAGATGTCTTTTCCGTTTGATGGTCTTCAATAGATGCTTCTGCCCTCCCAAAAACCCTTCATTGGCAAATTCCCACCGGTCAGGATCAACCTTCCTGAAACCCTGCATCACAATGCAACAAGAATGAGTTCAGCACTCCTTGAAAAACAGCATATCAATATTACTAGCGAAACcaacaaaaagtaaaataagGTAAGATAGTTCACTTGAGCAGAAATACGACAAAAAAAGGAGACTTCgtattaaaattaacatatatacttaaagaaattgaaattagcATACAAATTGATATTAACATGGAGTGATTGACAAACAAACaggataaaacaaaaacaaaactgcaCAGCATTTTCCAATACATATGCAATCACAATTACTATAAGAAGCAAGAAACCTAGATTGAATTAACATACATCgacattttcaaaaacatttgatCTGCGATCACAAAACAAAGACCACACAAACtcagaaatgaaaaataaaaatccaatccTCAACCTAAGATAATCCACCTCAATTAAGAAATTCGAAGGTCACAAGCTTAAAACCTAACTTCCATTCAAATTAGAAGCATCATAATTAGCACTCACCATAAAAGATTAACTATCACACCTCATATGAACATTTATCAAGAAAGATGAGGGTATATGAGTTCTTACATAAGTGTTGAGCTGTCGAATGAAGCTGGAGAAGTTACTGTGTTTGAAGTGTTTCGGAAGCAAAGTAGTAGAGAACTTATGAGAGTCCCAAACTATGAAGCTATTGCGACCTCCACTCCACGAAACCACTGTATCCGTTGAAGGGTCTTCCACCATTTCATATGTCTTCGTCAAGAACGGAGGTGGGCCCACTTCATTTAACCCCTCCATTGGATGCGGAGAGAAACTagaggatgatgaagatgaagaagctCCACCTCCAGTACATGTCACTGTCTCCTCTTCTTTCACTACAACTCCCTCCATTTTCGCAGAAACTCTCAGTCTATGATGTCTCAATTAAGGTTGATTGGGTGTCTAATTACTTGGGTTTTTAAAGTTTGTAGCTTTTGGTCTTGTGTTTAGCGTTTTTGAAGGGAAAGATTGAAACTTGGAAGTAGCCTCTGCCTCAATGTTTACGCATGGGAGTAGGGAGAGGGAGTGAGCTTTATAGG encodes:
- the LOC7462248 gene encoding heat shock factor protein HSF30 — encoded protein: MEGVVVKEEETVTCTGGGASSSSSSSSFSPHPMEGLNEVGPPPFLTKTYEMVEDPSTDTVVSWSGGRNSFIVWDSHKFSTTLLPKHFKHSNFSSFIRQLNTYGFRKVDPDRWEFANEGFLGGQKHLLKTIKRKRHLSQTTQQQGGGACIELGQFEFEGELERLKRDRNVLMAEIVRLRQQQQQSREHIAAMEDRLRSTERKQQRVMTFLAKALNNPSFIEQFAQRAAQRREIRGVEIGRKRRLTASPSVENLQEVASVALGSSQFVDYMNQDLPTIENEMETLFSAVLDNESSSDIKDPIASSMDTASGGSTLDAVNETIWEELLTDDLVSGEPNEVVVSDEPEVDVEVEDLVAKPVDWSDDFQDLVDQMGYLRPERQQRIFRRGVWI